From Paenibacillus sp. PK3_47, the proteins below share one genomic window:
- a CDS encoding PadR family transcriptional regulator, protein MKLVILGLLLERDMHPYEMMLVMKERSYDQMMKLQMGSLYYAVDKLAQEGHIHATETISSSDRPDKTIYRISGKGKALFEQLIVQQIKKTDPVFHPLYMALALSRHIDQSKVEKLLEERIREIEHQVNYAYQVYEEHRYVVPRSALHLMYGRYEHSLTELNWLKRLLKDVADRKLNDFGTPLDL, encoded by the coding sequence ATGAAACTGGTAATCCTCGGCCTGCTGCTCGAGCGGGATATGCATCCCTATGAGATGATGCTGGTGATGAAGGAGCGCAGCTATGATCAGATGATGAAGCTGCAGATGGGCTCTTTATACTATGCTGTCGACAAGCTGGCACAGGAGGGGCATATTCATGCCACGGAGACCATATCCAGCAGCGACCGTCCGGACAAAACGATTTACCGGATCAGCGGCAAAGGAAAAGCATTGTTCGAGCAGCTTATTGTCCAGCAGATCAAGAAGACTGATCCTGTCTTTCACCCGCTTTACATGGCTCTGGCACTCTCAAGGCATATCGATCAGAGCAAAGTGGAGAAGCTGCTGGAGGAGCGGATCCGTGAGATCGAACATCAGGTCAACTACGCTTATCAGGTATACGAGGAGCATCGGTATGTTGTCCCCCGTTCGGCACTGCATTTAATGTACGGCAGATATGAGCACAGCCTGACTGAACTGAACTGGCTTAAACGGCTCCTAAAGGATGTTGCGGACCGCAAACTTAATGACTTTGGAACACCGCTTGATCTGTAA
- a CDS encoding anti-repressor SinI family protein produces the protein MDKSNQGDNGELQTAELDLEWVYLLMSARNAGIKADEIRQFFNEKMLQAM, from the coding sequence TTGGATAAGTCCAACCAGGGGGACAACGGAGAACTGCAGACAGCTGAGCTTGATTTGGAATGGGTCTATTTATTGATGTCGGCAAGAAATGCGGGCATCAAGGCAGATGAGATCCGCCAGTTTTTCAACGAAAAGATGCTGCAGGCGATGTAG
- a CDS encoding aldo/keto reductase: protein MKTLPLNTRGIPASRIALGCMGLGGGWDREPVTADNVRQGHEALDAALSIGINFFDHADIYTRGKAEKVFGQIFKERPGLREEMIIQSKCGIKLIEPGDTSNTFDISREHILNSVDGTLSRLGTEYIDILLLHRPDPLMDPEEIAEALHQLKASGKVRHFGVSNMSAAQIRLLQHYCEEPFIVNQLHMSLAKISWLDAMVSVNREPWKDITFPEGTVEHCRMENIQLQAWGPLAQGMFSGRSLEGQPESVVNTAAMVQFLAEQKGTTRESIVLAWLMTHPAAIQPVIGTVNPQRIKACGGADKVELTRKEWYELYISSRGEKLP, encoded by the coding sequence CTGAAAACGCTGCCACTCAACACACGCGGAATTCCCGCCAGCCGCATTGCCCTGGGCTGCATGGGGCTGGGCGGAGGCTGGGACCGCGAGCCGGTTACCGCTGACAACGTCAGACAGGGACATGAGGCACTGGATGCCGCACTGTCCATTGGAATCAACTTTTTTGACCATGCCGATATTTACACCCGCGGTAAGGCCGAGAAGGTATTCGGGCAAATCTTTAAGGAGCGCCCCGGTCTGCGGGAAGAGATGATTATTCAGTCCAAGTGCGGCATCAAGCTGATTGAACCGGGGGATACCAGCAACACCTTTGATATCTCCAGGGAGCATATCCTCAACAGTGTTGACGGTACCTTGTCACGGCTGGGGACAGAATACATTGATATTCTGCTGCTGCACCGGCCTGATCCGCTGATGGACCCTGAAGAGATTGCCGAGGCGCTGCATCAGCTCAAAGCCTCCGGCAAGGTGCGCCATTTTGGGGTCTCCAACATGAGCGCCGCCCAGATCCGGCTGCTGCAGCACTACTGCGAAGAACCCTTCATTGTCAATCAGCTGCATATGAGCCTGGCCAAGATCAGCTGGCTTGATGCCATGGTCAGCGTGAACCGTGAGCCCTGGAAGGACATTACCTTCCCGGAAGGAACGGTGGAACACTGCCGTATGGAGAATATCCAGCTGCAGGCATGGGGGCCGCTGGCCCAGGGAATGTTCAGCGGGCGTTCGCTGGAAGGCCAGCCGGAGAGTGTGGTGAACACTGCAGCGATGGTTCAATTCCTGGCTGAGCAGAAGGGGACTACACGTGAATCCATTGTATTGGCTTGGCTGATGACTCATCCGGCGGCCATCCAGCCCGTTATCGGCACAGTCAATCCGCAGCGGATTAAAGCCTGCGGCGGGGCGGACAAGGTGGAGCTTACCCGTAAGGAATGGTACGAGCTGTACATCAGCTCACGCGGAGAGAAGCTGCCGTAA
- the odhB gene encoding 2-oxoglutarate dehydrogenase complex dihydrolipoyllysine-residue succinyltransferase: MSEIKVPDLGESISEGTIYKWLVKEGDTVGMGDVLAELETDKVNLEISAEEDGVISSILRQAGENVAVGEAIGIISAGEGGAAGGSKPEAAESAGSAAPAAAAPAPAAAASPAAAPSAAPEGAAAGTAALATPGARKLARERGIDLGEVSARDPIGRIGQADVNGHGAAGQGAAAPAAPAPQAKPEPAKAAAAGKAPQEDGKAVERKRMSRRRLTIASRLVEAQQSAAMLTTFNEVDMTAILDIRKRRKDGFKEKHDVGLGFMSFFTKAVIGALKAYPLLNAEIDGEDLLIKKYYDIGIAVAAKEGLVVPVVRDADRLSFPEIERRIGELASKARANTLSLPELQGGTFTITNGGVFGSLLSTPILNTPQVGILGMHKIQLRPIALDEETTVNRPMMYIALSYDHRIVDGSEAVSFLVKVKELLEDPEALLLEG, from the coding sequence GTGTCCGAAATCAAAGTACCCGATCTGGGCGAATCCATTTCTGAAGGAACGATTTACAAATGGCTGGTTAAAGAAGGCGACACCGTCGGCATGGGGGATGTGCTGGCAGAGCTTGAAACCGACAAGGTCAATCTTGAAATCAGCGCCGAGGAGGATGGCGTCATCTCCTCCATCCTGCGCCAGGCCGGCGAGAATGTAGCCGTTGGCGAAGCCATCGGCATCATCAGCGCAGGCGAAGGCGGAGCCGCCGGGGGCAGCAAGCCCGAGGCGGCAGAATCTGCCGGCAGCGCGGCTCCGGCCGCCGCTGCACCGGCACCTGCAGCGGCAGCGTCTCCTGCCGCTGCTCCCTCAGCCGCTCCCGAAGGCGCGGCTGCAGGCACTGCGGCCCTGGCTACGCCGGGGGCGCGCAAGCTTGCACGGGAGCGGGGCATCGACCTCGGCGAGGTCTCTGCCCGCGACCCTATCGGCCGGATTGGCCAGGCCGATGTGAACGGCCATGGCGCAGCCGGCCAGGGGGCCGCTGCGCCGGCAGCTCCGGCGCCGCAGGCGAAGCCTGAGCCGGCGAAGGCAGCTGCGGCGGGCAAAGCGCCGCAGGAGGACGGCAAAGCCGTCGAGCGCAAGCGCATGTCGCGCAGACGGCTGACCATTGCCAGCCGCCTCGTCGAAGCGCAGCAGAGCGCGGCTATGCTGACCACCTTCAACGAGGTGGACATGACGGCCATTCTCGACATCCGCAAACGCCGCAAGGATGGCTTCAAAGAGAAGCACGATGTCGGACTCGGCTTCATGTCCTTCTTCACCAAGGCGGTGATCGGCGCGCTCAAAGCCTATCCGCTGCTGAACGCCGAGATCGACGGCGAGGATCTGCTGATCAAGAAATACTATGACATCGGCATTGCCGTTGCGGCCAAGGAAGGGCTGGTTGTGCCGGTTGTCCGCGATGCAGACCGGCTCAGCTTCCCTGAAATTGAACGACGGATCGGCGAGCTGGCCTCCAAGGCGAGGGCCAATACGCTCAGCCTGCCGGAGCTTCAGGGCGGAACCTTCACGATTACTAACGGCGGCGTATTCGGCTCTCTGCTCTCTACGCCAATCCTTAATACACCGCAGGTCGGAATCCTCGGCATGCACAAAATCCAGCTGCGCCCGATCGCCCTGGACGAAGAAACAACTGTTAACCGTCCGATGATGTATATTGCGCTGTCTTACGATCACCGGATTGTTGACGGTTCGGAAGCCGTGAGCTTCCTAGTCAAGGTCAAGGAGCTGCTGGAAGATCCGGAAGCGCTGCTGCTGGAAGGCTAA
- a CDS encoding TasA family protein, which produces MMKKRKMLITAISSIVLLCAAIGGGTYALFTSSAQSTGNTFASGTLSLSTHRNDVPVEGPMFYTDDSDAGRMGTGLWAPKDTHTRAMLIKNTGTLDAKLTDLLAIPEGTAAQQADALAFGEQAVVTVAALAAPDGVTLNADALNEVNEAADRLFKSLINGPGFMKALARSGQEAFAIARETVLDWTYEVDNNGQPVRVGVSDAYVGTLKDLYNGGAGRDANLPNLILPAKKTMHLAYNVTFVDDAGLAFDNDTLQGKSVNFTFKSSFEQVKNN; this is translated from the coding sequence ATGATGAAAAAGAGAAAGATGCTTATTACCGCAATTTCCTCCATTGTTCTGCTCTGCGCCGCGATCGGCGGGGGCACTTATGCCCTGTTCACCAGCTCGGCTCAAAGCACAGGCAATACTTTTGCTTCCGGAACGCTGTCCTTGAGCACCCACCGTAATGACGTGCCGGTTGAAGGCCCGATGTTCTATACCGATGATTCCGATGCCGGACGTATGGGAACCGGACTGTGGGCACCTAAAGATACCCATACCCGTGCGATGCTGATCAAGAATACCGGAACCTTGGATGCCAAATTAACCGACTTGTTGGCTATTCCGGAAGGAACGGCTGCACAGCAGGCGGATGCGCTAGCTTTTGGCGAGCAGGCGGTGGTTACTGTAGCGGCGCTGGCTGCACCGGATGGTGTAACACTGAACGCCGATGCCCTCAATGAAGTGAACGAAGCTGCGGATCGGCTGTTCAAATCATTGATCAACGGCCCGGGCTTTATGAAGGCACTAGCACGCAGCGGACAGGAAGCCTTCGCCATTGCCAGAGAAACTGTGCTCGACTGGACGTACGAGGTGGACAATAACGGACAGCCGGTCCGGGTTGGCGTGTCCGATGCCTATGTAGGTACCCTTAAGGATCTCTACAACGGCGGTGCCGGCCGTGATGCCAACCTGCCCAACCTGATCCTTCCTGCCAAAAAGACGATGCATCTTGCGTATAATGTTACCTTTGTCGATGATGCCGGCCTGGCGTTTGATAATGATACATTGCAGGGCAAATCGGTGAATTTCACCTTCAAAAGCAGCTTTGAACAGGTGAAAAATAACTAA
- a CDS encoding signal peptidase I, whose amino-acid sequence MILKWTRNVLMYVLILMFLLLLVSAVTSRINGGKPKILGKEILTVLSGSMEPGIKTGAVIAVNPVRGEEQQGAFKPGDVITYQALDGSGSLITHRVVSVSGEGPSLAYITKGDNNDAQDPAPIPAGNVIASYADFTVPLVGYFMNWVKSTAGIIIVMIIPGLYLVISSIITVFKSIMRMDDSAEPQIVPVESPPVTNG is encoded by the coding sequence GTGATACTCAAATGGACCCGTAATGTGCTTATGTATGTTCTGATACTGATGTTTCTGCTTCTGCTGGTCTCAGCAGTAACCAGCCGGATCAACGGCGGAAAGCCCAAGATTCTGGGCAAAGAAATCCTGACTGTCCTGTCCGGTTCCATGGAACCCGGGATCAAGACCGGTGCAGTCATTGCGGTTAATCCGGTTAGAGGCGAGGAACAGCAGGGTGCCTTTAAACCGGGGGATGTAATTACTTACCAGGCGCTCGACGGATCAGGCAGCCTGATCACCCACCGGGTTGTAAGTGTAAGCGGAGAAGGGCCATCGCTGGCCTATATCACCAAAGGCGATAATAACGACGCACAGGACCCGGCGCCGATTCCTGCAGGAAATGTGATTGCAAGCTACGCTGATTTTACGGTTCCTTTGGTCGGTTATTTCATGAACTGGGTGAAATCGACCGCCGGCATCATCATTGTCATGATCATCCCGGGACTTTACCTGGTGATCTCGTCCATTATTACGGTCTTTAAATCGATCATGCGCATGGATGATTCTGCGGAGCCGCAAATCGTGCCCGTTGAATCTCCGCCTGTAACGAACGGTTGA
- a CDS encoding 2-oxoglutarate dehydrogenase E1 component — MAAKEPYNESVWSKYYGPNLGYIQEMYEQFLKDPFSVEKNYRDLFTISGPPPLEPDTVQAPQPAISGNTEWLRKAVRASKLIANIRIHGHMAANIDPLERAEKNPMAKWLEYETYDLTREDLIALPASLIWENAPDDVHTAWDAVHRMRQAYTQTIAYEFGHVRDEQELRWLNSQAESTSSPAPLNNTERKELLNRLIQVEQFETFLHKTFVGQKRFSIEGNDALVPMLDEIVRAAAHDGAEHILMGMAHRGRLNVLAHILGKPYDIIFSEFHHSPNKELFPSEGSMGINYGWTGDVKYHLGADRAVREGETVRTRITLANNPSHLEFVNPVVEGFTRAAQEDRSAPGLPKLDTSKAMAVLMHGDAAFPGEGIVAETLNISKLKGYQNGGTVHIIVNNRIGFTTESEDSRSTHYASDLAKGYEIPIVHVNADDPEACIAAVRLACAYRNLFKKDFLIDLIGYRRHGHNEMDDPETTQPLVYSKVKNHPTVYRVYAERLQREKVLTAEDVGKMLSESESVLQKAFDIMKDGKHKNGESKTAVPLDADSGAQRTTAVPLTSLQEINRELLSVPDGFKVYPKLERILQRRKDALNDGERVDWALAEALAFSSILKDGTPIRLSGQDSQRGTFAHRHLVLHDSETGDLFSPMHQLKDSKASFGVYNSPLSEASVLGYEYGYNVFAPETFVLWEAQYGDFANAAQVIFDQFIAAGRAKWTQRSNLTILLPHGYEGQGPEHSSGRLERFLQLSAEENWTVANLTSAAQYFHLLRRQAALCGEPDARPLVIMAPKSLIRNTRSTSPATELASGSFQAVLPDPLLGGNPGEVKRLVVCSGKVAIDLQTELEAGRGKDWSWLHILRLEQLYPFPERELAAHLSSFRSLEEIVWVQEEPKNMGGWSYTEPRLRAIAPQNVTVKYIGRPERSSPASGYADVHTFEQRRIVTEALKSNSQVQAAVPSS, encoded by the coding sequence ATGGCAGCCAAAGAACCCTATAATGAATCCGTTTGGAGCAAGTATTACGGACCGAATTTGGGCTACATTCAAGAAATGTATGAGCAGTTTCTGAAGGATCCTTTTTCAGTAGAAAAAAATTACCGCGATCTGTTTACCATCTCCGGCCCTCCTCCACTGGAACCGGATACCGTGCAGGCACCGCAGCCTGCAATTTCAGGAAACACAGAATGGCTCAGAAAAGCCGTCAGAGCTTCCAAGCTGATCGCCAACATTCGCATACATGGCCATATGGCCGCCAACATTGATCCACTGGAACGCGCCGAAAAGAACCCCATGGCTAAATGGCTGGAATACGAAACCTATGATCTGACCCGTGAAGACCTGATTGCCCTTCCGGCCTCACTGATCTGGGAGAACGCCCCTGATGATGTCCATACCGCCTGGGATGCCGTTCACCGGATGCGCCAGGCCTACACACAGACCATTGCTTATGAATTCGGGCATGTACGCGACGAGCAGGAGCTGCGCTGGCTGAACAGCCAGGCGGAGTCCACAAGCTCCCCGGCACCCTTGAACAATACCGAGCGCAAAGAGCTGCTGAACCGGCTGATCCAGGTGGAACAATTCGAAACCTTCCTCCACAAAACCTTCGTCGGCCAGAAACGCTTCAGTATAGAAGGCAACGACGCGCTTGTGCCGATGCTGGATGAAATCGTGCGTGCCGCCGCACATGACGGTGCCGAGCACATTCTCATGGGGATGGCCCACCGCGGACGCCTGAACGTGCTGGCGCATATTTTAGGTAAACCTTATGATATTATTTTCTCGGAATTCCATCATTCGCCGAACAAGGAGCTGTTCCCTTCCGAGGGCTCCATGGGCATCAACTACGGCTGGACCGGGGATGTCAAATATCATCTTGGCGCTGACCGCGCTGTCCGCGAAGGCGAGACGGTCCGCACCCGTATCACGCTGGCCAATAACCCGAGCCATCTGGAGTTCGTTAACCCTGTAGTCGAAGGCTTCACACGTGCCGCCCAAGAGGACCGCAGCGCACCAGGCCTGCCTAAGCTGGACACAAGCAAAGCCATGGCTGTGCTGATGCACGGGGATGCCGCCTTCCCTGGTGAAGGCATTGTCGCAGAAACACTTAATATCAGCAAACTGAAAGGTTATCAGAACGGCGGCACGGTGCATATTATCGTCAATAACCGGATCGGATTCACGACCGAAAGCGAAGATTCCCGCTCCACCCATTATGCGAGCGACCTGGCCAAAGGTTATGAAATCCCGATCGTCCATGTGAATGCCGATGATCCCGAAGCCTGCATTGCAGCTGTCCGTCTTGCCTGTGCCTACCGCAACCTGTTCAAAAAGGATTTCCTGATCGACCTGATCGGCTACCGCCGCCACGGCCACAATGAGATGGATGATCCCGAAACGACGCAGCCGCTCGTATACAGCAAGGTCAAAAATCACCCTACCGTATACAGAGTGTACGCTGAACGCCTGCAGCGCGAGAAGGTTCTCACAGCGGAAGATGTCGGCAAAATGCTCAGTGAATCGGAAAGCGTTCTGCAGAAGGCTTTTGATATCATGAAGGACGGCAAGCACAAAAACGGGGAATCCAAAACTGCGGTTCCGCTGGATGCGGATTCCGGTGCACAGCGCACAACAGCTGTACCGCTGACCAGCCTGCAGGAGATTAACCGTGAACTGCTGTCTGTGCCGGATGGATTCAAGGTCTATCCGAAGCTGGAGCGGATTCTGCAGCGCCGCAAGGATGCCCTGAATGACGGCGAACGGGTGGACTGGGCTCTGGCGGAAGCGCTGGCTTTCTCCTCGATCCTGAAAGACGGTACGCCGATCCGGCTCAGCGGCCAGGATTCCCAGCGCGGCACTTTTGCACACCGCCATCTCGTCCTGCATGACAGCGAGACCGGAGATTTGTTCTCTCCGATGCATCAGCTCAAGGATTCCAAAGCCTCCTTCGGCGTATACAACAGCCCGCTGTCGGAAGCCTCGGTCCTCGGCTACGAGTACGGATATAACGTGTTTGCTCCGGAGACGTTTGTCCTCTGGGAAGCACAGTACGGCGATTTCGCCAATGCAGCGCAGGTCATTTTCGACCAGTTCATCGCTGCCGGCCGTGCCAAATGGACACAGCGCAGCAATCTGACCATCCTCCTGCCTCACGGCTACGAGGGCCAGGGCCCTGAGCACTCCAGCGGTAGGCTGGAGCGGTTCCTGCAGCTGTCAGCAGAGGAGAACTGGACGGTAGCCAATTTGACCAGTGCCGCCCAGTACTTCCATCTGCTGCGCCGCCAGGCAGCCCTGTGCGGTGAGCCCGATGCCCGGCCGCTGGTGATTATGGCGCCGAAGAGCCTGATCCGCAATACCCGCAGCACTTCACCGGCAACCGAGCTTGCCTCCGGCAGCTTCCAGGCAGTACTTCCGGATCCGCTTCTGGGCGGCAATCCGGGTGAAGTGAAGCGGCTGGTCGTATGCAGCGGCAAGGTGGCGATTGATCTCCAGACCGAGCTTGAAGCAGGACGCGGCAAAGACTGGTCGTGGCTGCACATTCTCCGCCTGGAGCAGCTGTACCCGTTCCCGGAACGGGAGCTGGCTGCCCACCTCAGCTCCTTCCGTTCCCTGGAGGAGATTGTCTGGGTACAGGAAGAGCCGAAGAACATGGGCGGCTGGAGCTATACCGAACCGCGCCTGCGCGCCATCGCCCCGCAGAATGTTACGGTGAAATACATCGGCCGTCCGGAACGCTCCAGCCCGGCCAGCGGTTATGCCGACGTTCATACTTTCGAGCAGCGTAGAATTGTTACAGAAGCCCTGAAGTCCAATTCACAAGTACAAGCGGCTGTACCGTCCTCCTGA
- a CDS encoding OFA family MFS transporter, producing the protein MTTTSAASKRWMIVLGTVIMQMGLGTIYTWSLFNAQLVSKFGWELSAVSITFSITSFALAFATLFAGKLQDKIGLRKLTASAGIMLGLGLMLSSQASSLPMFYLLAGVVVGYADGTAYITSLSNLIKWFPKHKGLISGVSVGAYGTGSLVFKYINGSLIESAGVSDTFLYWGMIVMVMVVTGSLLVREAPAAVSAGSSAQGETQPAQSAAAAKTGIPVKDYTVKEMLHTKEAYLLFVIFFTACMSGLYLIGIVKDIGVTLAGLDAGTAANAVAMIAIFNTAGRLVLGALSDRMNRLTLVSLTLAVTAAAMLTLSFADLSYGLFFTCVAAIAFCFGGNITVFPAIVSDFFGLKNHSKNYGVVYQGFGIGALSGSFIAAFLGGFQPTFIVFGGLCILSCILAISLKPPGQKQAKEKEMSLKPFGRMA; encoded by the coding sequence ATGACTACGACTTCGGCCGCCAGCAAACGCTGGATGATCGTACTAGGTACGGTAATTATGCAAATGGGACTTGGCACAATTTATACCTGGAGTTTATTTAATGCCCAGCTTGTCAGCAAATTCGGCTGGGAGCTCAGTGCTGTTTCGATAACGTTTTCAATCACCAGCTTTGCCCTGGCCTTCGCCACGTTGTTTGCAGGAAAGCTTCAGGACAAGATAGGCCTGCGCAAGCTGACTGCTTCTGCCGGAATTATGCTGGGACTGGGTCTGATGCTCAGTTCTCAGGCCAGCTCTCTTCCGATGTTCTATCTGCTGGCCGGCGTAGTCGTCGGTTATGCTGACGGAACGGCCTATATTACTTCCCTGTCCAATCTGATTAAGTGGTTTCCGAAGCACAAAGGACTTATCTCCGGCGTATCCGTCGGCGCTTACGGCACAGGCAGCCTGGTCTTCAAGTATATTAACGGCAGCCTGATTGAGTCTGCAGGGGTGTCGGACACCTTCCTGTACTGGGGCATGATTGTTATGGTCATGGTGGTTACCGGTTCCCTGCTGGTCAGAGAAGCTCCGGCAGCAGTGTCCGCCGGGAGTTCAGCACAAGGTGAAACACAGCCGGCACAATCTGCTGCTGCGGCCAAAACAGGCATTCCGGTGAAGGATTATACAGTAAAAGAAATGCTGCATACCAAAGAAGCGTATCTGCTGTTCGTTATTTTCTTCACAGCCTGTATGAGCGGCCTGTACCTGATCGGGATCGTCAAGGATATCGGGGTAACGCTTGCCGGTCTGGATGCAGGGACAGCAGCCAATGCTGTAGCGATGATTGCGATCTTCAACACGGCAGGCAGGCTCGTGCTTGGTGCATTATCCGACCGGATGAACCGTCTCACGCTGGTCAGCCTTACGCTGGCAGTCACTGCTGCAGCAATGCTGACGCTCAGCTTCGCGGATCTTAGCTACGGCCTGTTCTTCACCTGTGTAGCTGCGATTGCATTTTGCTTCGGAGGTAATATTACGGTCTTTCCGGCAATTGTCAGTGATTTCTTCGGACTGAAGAACCACAGCAAGAATTACGGTGTAGTCTATCAGGGCTTTGGCATCGGCGCACTGTCCGGATCCTTTATCGCCGCTTTCCTGGGCGGGTTCCAGCCGACCTTTATCGTCTTCGGCGGATTGTGTATTCTGTCCTGTATTCTCGCCATATCCCTGAAGCCGCCGGGACAAAAGCAGGCCAAAGAAAAGGAAATGAGCCTGAAGCCTTTTGGACGCATGGCTTAA
- a CDS encoding CalY family protein, which produces MTNLKKTMAMAMATTALGATLIAGGSFAIFTSSAQNTGNTFAAGTLKVDIDKPDGKLAVGYFTIINWAPGDSEIQPVVVSNKGTLELRYDLALAVGGDLGTGAHPLVISAYADAAGTVPLPVNDRVLAVGGSETVYVKVEFPKDAGNEYQGKKGTASIKVEAEQTKNN; this is translated from the coding sequence ATGACGAATCTCAAGAAAACAATGGCAATGGCAATGGCAACTACTGCACTGGGTGCAACTTTAATTGCCGGAGGATCCTTCGCGATCTTTACAAGCTCCGCACAAAATACAGGCAATACCTTTGCAGCGGGCACATTGAAGGTTGATATCGATAAACCGGACGGCAAGCTGGCAGTCGGCTATTTCACCATCATAAACTGGGCGCCGGGAGACTCTGAGATTCAGCCGGTTGTTGTATCCAACAAAGGTACGCTTGAGCTGCGTTATGACCTTGCCCTGGCGGTAGGCGGCGACCTTGGAACAGGTGCACACCCGCTTGTGATTTCAGCGTACGCTGATGCGGCCGGAACTGTACCGCTTCCTGTTAATGACCGTGTCCTGGCCGTTGGCGGCTCGGAAACCGTCTATGTCAAAGTGGAATTCCCGAAAGATGCCGGTAACGAATATCAGGGCAAAAAGGGAACAGCCAGCATTAAGGTAGAGGCAGAACAGACCAAAAACAATTAA
- a CDS encoding helix-turn-helix domain-containing protein has translation MGSRIHRLRLEKGLSLSELADKADVAKSYLSNVERNIQSNPSIQFIEKIADALQVSIHVLLYGEPADVQESSLDGEWFRLVQEAMASGISKREFKEFLDYQKWRLDQKDS, from the coding sequence ATGGGAAGTCGCATTCACCGCCTCCGTCTGGAGAAAGGCTTGTCATTATCGGAGCTGGCGGACAAAGCTGATGTGGCGAAATCATACTTAAGCAATGTGGAAAGAAATATTCAATCCAACCCCTCTATTCAATTCATTGAAAAAATCGCCGACGCGCTTCAGGTATCCATCCATGTCCTGCTCTACGGCGAGCCTGCTGATGTCCAGGAATCGTCTCTCGACGGAGAATGGTTCCGTCTCGTACAGGAAGCTATGGCTTCAGGGATAAGCAAGCGGGAATTCAAGGAGTTTCTGGACTATCAAAAGTGGCGGCTGGATCAGAAGGATTCATGA
- a CDS encoding sigma-70 family RNA polymerase sigma factor yields the protein MILSVQNGDTGQFAFIAESFQQPVYRYCCRLLGNRQDAEDAVQDILVKAYQSLGQYKPDAGFSAWLYKIACNHCLNLLRRRRLQRHVMRIFRPETLAASAEQTLEERLYSPSLELALDKLTLEERNILVLRVFEELTFLEMSQILNISPNALHKRMERIKRKVRETIMSEEGISWNEPESIMSTKI from the coding sequence GTGATTCTCAGTGTGCAAAACGGGGACACCGGGCAGTTTGCTTTTATCGCTGAAAGCTTTCAGCAGCCGGTCTACCGCTACTGCTGCCGTCTGCTCGGGAACAGGCAGGATGCCGAAGATGCAGTCCAGGACATCTTGGTCAAAGCTTACCAGTCTCTCGGGCAATATAAGCCTGATGCGGGCTTCTCGGCCTGGCTGTACAAGATTGCCTGCAACCATTGTCTCAATCTGCTGCGCAGGCGCCGGCTGCAGAGGCATGTCATGCGGATATTCCGGCCGGAGACACTGGCTGCAAGCGCTGAACAGACATTGGAAGAGCGGTTGTACAGTCCCTCTCTTGAGCTGGCGCTGGATAAGCTTACCTTGGAGGAGCGGAACATCCTTGTTCTGCGGGTATTTGAAGAGCTGACATTTCTGGAAATGAGCCAAATTCTGAACATCAGCCCCAATGCGCTGCACAAGCGGATGGAGCGGATCAAGCGGAAAGTAAGGGAGACGATTATGTCAGAGGAGGGGATATCTTGGAACGAACCGGAATCCATAATGAGTACGAAGATATAA